In the genome of Natronomonas salina, the window CGCGCGAGTCCTCGTCGAGGACGTACAGCGTCTCGGTGTTCCGCTCCGTGAGCGTCGTCCCGTACTCGAAGGTCAGGCGGTGGGCCGACCCCGTCCATCGGTGGCCGACGTAGACGTTGGGCGCCGACAGGGGGCCGTCGGGAGGTTCGGGGGCTGCGGTACAGCCTGCGAACGTGGCGACCCCGAGTGCGATGACCTCTCTCCGACGCATCGGCGTGACTACTGGGCTGGCTGATAAATGTCTTCGTCCAGCATCCAGAAGCGAAACACGATTACCGCTCCCCGCACAGCCACGGATATGGAGTACCACGAGGCGGCGAACTTCCTGTTCGACCTCCGCCGGTACTCGCCGCGGACGGGCGTCGAGTCCACGCGGCGACTCCTCGCACATCTCGACGACCCGCAGTCGGAGCTCCGGTTCGTCCAGGTCGCCGGGTCGAACGGGAAGGGCAGCACCGCCCGCATGGTCGAGAGCGTCCTCCGGGAGGCCGGCCTCGACGTCGGGCTCTACACCTCGCCGCACCTCGACGACCTCCGCGAGCGCGTCCGCGTCAACGGCCGGAAGGTCTCGAAGCGGGCCGTCGTCGAGTACGTCGAGGCGATCGAGGAGTACGCCACCGACGAGGCCGCCGCCGGGGCCTCGCCGACCTTCTTCGAGGGCGTCACCGCCTTCGGCATCTGGGCGTTCGCTCGCGCCGACGTCGACGTCGCCGTCCTCGAGGTCGGGCATCGGCGGGAAGTACGACGCGACCAGCGCCGTCGCCCCCGAGGCCAGCGCCGTCACGAACGTCACCCTCGAACACGCCGACGTACTCGGCGATACCGTCCCGGAGATCGCTCGCGACATGGCCGCCGTCGCCCCGGGAGACGCGCCGCTGGTGACGGCCGCCGAGGGCGAGGCACTCGACGCCATCGACGAGGTCGTCGACGACCGGCTGCTGGTCGGGACGGGCGAAGACGCAGCTGTCACGGTAGCCGACCACGGACGGGAGGGACTCGAACAGGCCGTCAAGATCGAACGCGAGGTGGAGGACGACTGGGGCTGGCAGGTGGAGACCCGGCTGCCGGTCTTGGGCTCCTACCAGGCGCGCAACGCCGGCGTCGCGGCGACGCTGGCGCGGCAGATCGAGGACGTCTCCGAGGACGACCTCGCGCGCGGGCTCCGGAACGCCCACTGGCCGGGACGCTTCGAAGTGATGGACCGCGACCCGCTGGTCGTCCTCGACGGCGCGCACAACCCAGGGGGCTGTGCGGGACTCGAGGCGACCCTCGAGACCTTCGACTACGGCGACCTGCACGTCGTCTTCGGCGCGATGTGCGACAAGGACCACGGCGAGATGATCGCCGCGCTCCCGGACGCCGACCGGGCGTACACCTGCGAACCGGACAACGAGCGCGCCGAGTCCGCAGCGGCGCTGGCGACCGCCTTCGAGACCGCTGGTCGGGCCGACGAGGTGGTGGCGTCGGGTAACGTCGCCGACACGGTCGGCGCCGCCATCGAGGCCGCGGGGCCGGACGACGCGGTCGTCGTCACCGGGTCGCTGTTCACCGTCGCGGAGGCCCGCCGCCGCTGGACCCGGCTGAAGGTGCCCAAGCGCGTCCCGGACCTCGAGCGGGCGCGGGAGGTCCTCGCCGACGCGGACGTCGCCGAGCCGGCCGTCCGGCGGCTGCGAAACGAGGGCGTCCACCGGGTACTACAGACGCGCGTCCAGCCCCGGCAGGCGCGGGCGCTCGAGGCGGAGATGCCGCGAGTGGGCGGGGAGTGCGCCGTCTCCGCCGTCGCCGAGCAGGACGAGGAGTACGTCGACGTCGTCCTCACGGGGACGCTGGCGGCGTTCGACCGACTGACGGATGCCCTCGAGGACCGCCCGTACGGACTCGAGTCGCTGGCCGGAGAGCTCCGCGGAGCGCTGGGCATCCAGCGGGCCCCCGAGACCGACGGTTTCCCCTGGGCCGACCGCACAGCCGTCATGGGTATCCTGAACGTGACGCCCGACTCCTTCCACGACGGCGGTCGCTACGCGGCGACCGAGGACGCCATCGAGCAGGCCGAGGCGATGGTCGCCGACGGCGTCGATATCGTCGACGTCGGCGGGGAGTCGACGCGACCGGGCGCCGACCCCGTCCCGGTCGAGGAGGAGCTCGACCGCGTCGTCCCGGTCGTCGAGTCGCTCGCGGACGTCGACGCGCTGGTCTCCGTCGACACACGGAAGGCCGAGGTGGCCCGCGCCGCCATGGAGGCGGGCGCGGACATCCTCAACGACGTCTCGGGGCTCGAGGACCCCGAGATGCGGCTGGTCGCCGCCGAGTACGACGCGCCGGTCGTCGTGATGCACTCCATCAACGCGCCGGTCGACCCCGACGCGGACGTCGAGTACGACGACGTCGTCGCGGACGCCCTGGACGCCCTCGTCGAGCGCGTCCTGCTGGCCGAGAAGGCCGGCCTCGACCGCTCGCAGATCATCGTCGACCCCGGCATCGGCTTCGGGAAGACGTCGACGGAGAGCTTCGAGCTCCTGGGTCGCGTCGACGAGTTCCGGGCGCTGGGCTGTCCCGTCCTGGTCGGCCACTCCCGGAAGTCGATGTTCGACCGCGTCGGCGCCGACGGCACGGAGGACCGGCTCGCGGCGACCGTCGCAGCGAGCGCGGTGGCCGCCGAGCGCGGCGCGGACATCGTCCGCGTCCACGACGTCGCCGAGAACGTGGCCGCGGTGCGGACCGTCGCGGCAGCCGACGACCCCGAGCGGTTCCGGGACCGCGACTGAGGGCGCCCGACGGAGGCACAGGAACCTTATCCCAGGCGCGAGACGGCCCGTTCATGGTAGAATGGAAGTCGACGCTGGCCAGCGCCGTTCTGATCGCCGTGCTGTTCGGGATCTTCTATCGACTGTGGCAGTCACTCGGCGTCACCGACAGCGTCGTCGTCGACCTCCTCGTGCCGTTCGTGGTCGCCCTGGTGGTCGCCTTCGGCATCTCCGTCGCCTACTACGCGCTGCGGGCGCGGATGCGGACCAGATAGGGCGACGAGGGGACGACGGGGTCAGTCCGTCGCCGCCTGTCCGGTTCCGGCGTCGGCTCTCGGCCCGCGACCGTAGATGTCGTCGATGTCGTCCTGGAAGGCGCTGCGGATGTTCCGTCGCTTCTTCTTCATCGACGGCGTCAGCAGGTCGTTGTCCGCGGTCCACTCCTCGGCGACGAGCCGGAACTCCTTGATCTGCTCGTGGTGGCCGAGCGTCTCGTTGACGCGGTCGACCTCCTCGGCGACCCACTCGCGGACCCGGTCGTCTCGGGTCGCGGCCTCGGGGTCGCGCGGGACGTCGACGTCCTCGTCGTCGGCCCAGTCCCACAGCTCCTCGAAGTTGGGTTTGATGACCGCGCCGACGAACTTCTCGTCGTCGCCGACGACCATGATCTGGTCGACCCGCGGCGACGTCGAGAACGCGTCCTCGATGGGTTCGGGCGCGACGTTCTTGCCCGTATCGAGGACGAGGAGGTTCTTCCGGCGGTCGACGAAGCTGTAGTAGCCGTCGGCATCCCGCGAGACGATGTCGCCGGTCCGGAAGTAGCCGTCGTCGGTGAACGCGCGGTCGGTCTTCTCGGGCTTCTGCCAGTAGCCGCGGAAGACATTCGGTCCCTTCGCGAGCAGTTCGCCGACCTCGCCGTCGACCGCCTCCTTCTGGGTGGCGCTGACGACGTCGGGGTCGAGCCGGAGGTCGACGTCGCAGAGCGCGGCGCCCATCGTCCCGACGTGGATGTCCTCGGGCGGGTTGAACGTCAGCCCCGGCGCGGTCTCGGTGAGTCCGTACCCCTCGATGATGGTGACGCCCATCACGCGGTAGAGCCGGGCCAGTTCCTCCGAGAGCGAGCCGCCGCCGGAGATGAACATCTCGATGTTGCCGCCGAGGGCCTCCCGGACCGTCGAGAAGACGAGCCGGTCGGCGACCGAGAGCTTCGCCTCGAGGAACGGCCCGGGGTCGTCGGCGCGGTCGTACTCCTGGGCGACGTCGACGGACCACTCGAAGATGCGCTTCTTGAGGCCGGACTCGCTGGCCTGCTCGCGGATGCCGTTGTAGATGCGCTCGAAGACCCGCGGGACCGCCGCCGCGAAGTTCGGCTGGACCTGCTGGATGTCCTCGGCGATGGTGTCGGTGCTGCCGGCGTACGCCAGCGTGACGCCGCCGCCGAGGCTCTGGAAGTGGTTCGACCGCTCGAAGGCGTGCGCGAGCGGCAGCAGCGCCAGCGACGTCTTCCCGGCCTCCAGCGTCGGCACGTCCTCGGGCTTGTCCGGCCGCGGCCCGATGCGTTTCCGGACCTGGTTGAGGCAGGTCCGCCAGTTCTTGTGGGTCAGCTCCACGCCCTTCGGGTCGCCCGTCGTCCCGGAGGTGTAGACGAGACTGGAGAGCTCCTCCCAGTCCTGGTCGTCGACCCAGCGTTCGACGGCCTCGGGGTCGTAGTCCGCGTCGCCGAGGTCGTACACCTCGTCGAGCGTGTAGACGTCCGCCTCGAGGACGTCCGTCGCTTCGTCGTCGTCGAGCAGCACCGCGAACTCGACGTCGACCTCGTCTTCGACCGCCGCGACGTTGTCCAGGAGCTCGCGGTTCTCGACGACCACGCCGGTCGCCCCGGGGTCGTTCAGCAGGTACTGGACCTGCTCGGGCGACGACTCCGTGTAGACGGTCGTGACGACCGCGTCCGTCGTCATCAGCGCGAGGTCGGCGTGGGCCCACTCCATGCGGGTGTCCGCGTAGATGCTCACGCGGTCGTCCGGCTCGACGCCGAGGTCGCGGAACCCGGCCGCCAGCCGCCCGACGATATCGCCGACCTCGCGGTAGCTCAGTTCGGCGTAGCCGCCGTGCGGCGCCGCGGGCACGACGTCGCCAGCGACGAGTGCCCGGTCGTAGACGCCGCCCTTGTACATCTGGCAGGCGCCGTCGTCGTACCGCTCCACGGCGTCGAAGAACAGCCGCGGGATGGTCGTCTCCCCGATTACCTCGTCCGTGTACTCCCGTTCGGCCTCTTTCCAGCCCATGCCCGAGTGTTAATACCAACCACACTTGAAACTATCCGGAAAACAAGCCTCTCGATACCGATGCAGCAGACGAGGAAGAACTGCTGATTTCGTTGGATTCGTAGTGGTCGCCTACACCTCGACGCCGCACTCCCGGAAGAGCTCGAGGTACCGCCGGGTGATGGCGTCGTGGTCGAACTGCTGGAACTCCTTGTCGACGTCGCGGAACCCCCGACTCCAGGCGTCCTCGATGGCGTCGTCGAGGTTCTCCATGTCGGTGACGCGGATGCCCCGTTCGCGGCGCTCCACGAGTTCGTGGGCGCTGGAGTCGCCCTGGTACTCGACGACGCCGACGCAGCCACAGGCCAGCGCCCACAGCAGTTCCTCGGCGAAGTGAGCGCGCTTGGCGGTCTGGACGAACGTCTGGGCGCCGCGGTAGATGGCGACGCGCTCCGCGCGGTCGCACTCGCCGACGAACTCGACGCGGTCGCCGAGGTGAAGGTCCCGGGCCTGCCGCTCGTAGTCGGCGCGCTCGGGGCCGTCGCCGATGACCGTCGCCGTCCAGTCGGTCTGTCCGCGGAGCTCCGCCAGTGCCAGCAGCAGGCTCTCGAGGTTGGCGTCGGCGTCGAGGCGCCGCGCGTAGACGACGTCGCGGTAGTCGGCGGGTTCGGTCGACTCGATCACCGAGAAGTCGATGCTCTGGGGGACGACCGTCGCGGCCGCGTCGCTGGCGCCCCACTCGCGGACGCGCGTGCGGTGAAGCTCCGAGGGCGTGACGACCCTGGTCGGGAGCTTGGCGGCGAACTTGGTGACTCGCGAGTCGTCGATGCCGCGCTCGTCGCCGTACCAGTCGCAAATGACTGGCGCCCGGGCGAGCGTGCCGCCCACGGATGCGGCCACTGCAGTCCCGGGCGGCGACGGGGAGACGAGGACCACGTCCGGTCGGTCTCGGAAGAGCAGGCCCGGGACGCGAGAGACGAACAGCGCCGGCGAGTCGAAGGTGACCGCCTCGTACTGGAGGTCGTCGAACTCGAGGCGACGCCCGGACTCCTCCCACCAGGCGACGCAGTAGACGGTGACCTCGTGGCCGCGGTCGGCGAGGGCTGCGGCGAGCCGCCGGAGCCTGAGAGCCCCGGTACGCTCTGACTTCGGCGGCGGGTTCCTGACGACGACCGCGACGCGCATGGAACCCTCGACGACGGCCGGTGGCAAAAAGGGCGCGGAAGCCGAACCGCCGCGGATCGATCGACGGGTGACGTTCGATATCGGCTGTTAAGCAATTACTAATTAGATAAATATGAGCACTACCTAACTCGAATCGAATCGGTCGTATACCGAGATACCCGGTTAAAACAGCTAAACCAGTACGTTGTACTTACCAGAACGTTGCATGAGCACCGAAGGTGGTAAGAGACTCCTACCAGACACTTACGGCGTGGTTCGAGGGGCGATCGCGGAGGTCGTCGGCCTCGTCCGGGGCGCAGCGTTCTGGCTCGCGGCACTGTTGCCGCTGTCGTACCTGCCGCTGCTGCAGGCGGCGTCGCTGTCGTTCGCCGGGTTCACAAAACTCCTCGTCGTCAACATCGTCGCACTGCTGGTAGGCCACAGTTACAGGAACGAGGGAGGGGGGAACGACCGAGGTAGACCCAACTGACACGTCGCGAGCGGAAGCCCACAGGCTTCAGCCGTGGGAGGAGGTAAAGACCGGGCGAATCGCTATTAGGTCAGGCGCCACATCGAGGAGACGTGTACGACATCGAACGGTATCTGAACGTCCGGAGCGCGTTCGGGGCGTCGTTCGCGCCCGACGGCACGCTGGCGTTCCGGCTCGACGCCACCGGCACGCCGCAGGTGTGGACCCTCGAGGAACCGGGGTCGTGGCCCGACCAGCGAACCTTCTATGACGAGCGGATCACCTTCGCCTCGTGGTCGCCGGAACGACAGGAGCTCGCCTTCGGGATGGACGAGGGCGGCAACGAGCGCCAGCAGCTGTTCCGACTGGACGACGACGGCGTCGTCACGAACCTCACCCAGACCGACGCCAAGCACCGCTGGGGCGGCTGGAGCCACGACGGCGAGCGCATCGCGTTCGCCTCGAACCGCCGCGACGAGTCCGTCTTCGACGTCTACGTCCAGGGCCGCGAGGAGACTGGCGACGACGCCGAGCTGATCGTCGAGGGCGATGGCTGGCTCTCGCTGGGCGGCTGGAGTCCCGACGACTCGCGGCTGCTCGTCCACGAGGCGTACTCCAGTTTCGACCACGACGTCCACGTCCTCGACGTCGAGTCCGGCGAGCTGACGCATCTGACTGACCACTCCGAGGGCGAGATCCGCTACAGCAGCCTCTCGTGGGCGCCCGACGGCGAGGCGTTCTACTGCTGTACGGACCTCGATGCCGACACGCTGTACCTCGCCCGCGTCGACGCCGAGACCGGCGACATCGACGTCGTCGAGGAGGGCGGCGACTGGAACCTCGACGGCATCGCGCTGGACGACGAGACCGGCCGGCTGGTCTACTCGCGGAACGTCGACGGCTACACCGAACTGACCGTGGGCGAACTCGCTGGCCCGACGACCATCGAGGAGTACCCAGCCCCCGATATCCCGGCAGGTGTCTCGGGTGGCGTCGCGTTCGACGACGACGCCGAGCGGTTCGCGCTGACCGTCACCGCGGACACCGTGAACACGAACGTCTACGTCGTCGACGTCGAGACCGGCGACGCCGAGCGCTGGACGCACGCCTCGACCGCGGGCATCCCCGAAGCGTCGTTCGTCGAGAGCGACCTCGCCCACTACGACACCTTCGACGATCGCGAAATTCCGGGGTATCTCTCGTTACCCGACGACGTCCCGGAGGCCGGCGCACCCGTCGTCATCGACATCCACGGCGGCCCTGAGAGCCAGCGCCGGCCGTCGTTCTCGCCGGTCAAGCAGTACTTGCTCGCCCACGGCTACGCGGTCTTCGAGCCGAACGTCCGCGGGTCGACCGGCTACGGCCGCGAGTACACCCATCTCGACGACGTCGAGAAGCGGATGGACTCCGTCGCCGACATCGAGGCCGCCGCGGAGTGGCTCGCCGCGCGCCCGGAGATCGACGGCGACCGCATCGTCGCCAAGGGCGGCTCCTACGGCGGCTTCATGGTGCTCGCCGCGCTGACGGAGTACCCCGACATCTGGGCTGCGGGCATCGACGTCGTCGGCATCGCGAACTTCGTGACGTTCCTCGAGAACACGGGGTCGTGGCGCCGCGCGCTCCGCGAGGCCGAGTACGGCTCCCTCGAGGACGACCGCGAGTTCCTCGAGTCCATCTCGCCGATCAACAACGTTGAGCGCATCCAGGCACCACTGTTCGTCCTCCACGGCGCCAACGACCCGCGCGTCCCGGTCGGCGAGGCCGAACAGATCGCCGAAGAAGCCGATGGCCAGGGCGTCCCAGTCCGGAAGCTCATCTTCGACGACGAGGGCCACGGCCTCTCGAAGCGCGAGAACCGCATCGAGGCCTACACCGAGATCGTCGAGTTCCTCGACGAGCGCGTGTAGGGACTGGAAGGACAGCGAGCGATGGGGGGTTGTTTGGAGGGGACTGAGAACCCGTCGAGCAGCAGTCCTAATCTGATGTGCTTCGGCTGGATTCTTCCTCCACCCTCCAGGACGATTCAGCCGCCAGTGACAGTGATATCACGTTCATACCGGATATCGCCGTCGTCATATGTGAACAAGAGGGAGGTGTTGTAGACTGCACTTGTCGTGAACGGCTCCG includes:
- a CDS encoding AMP-dependent synthetase/ligase; translated protein: MGWKEAEREYTDEVIGETTIPRLFFDAVERYDDGACQMYKGGVYDRALVAGDVVPAAPHGGYAELSYREVGDIVGRLAAGFRDLGVEPDDRVSIYADTRMEWAHADLALMTTDAVVTTVYTESSPEQVQYLLNDPGATGVVVENRELLDNVAAVEDEVDVEFAVLLDDDEATDVLEADVYTLDEVYDLGDADYDPEAVERWVDDQDWEELSSLVYTSGTTGDPKGVELTHKNWRTCLNQVRKRIGPRPDKPEDVPTLEAGKTSLALLPLAHAFERSNHFQSLGGGVTLAYAGSTDTIAEDIQQVQPNFAAAVPRVFERIYNGIREQASESGLKKRIFEWSVDVAQEYDRADDPGPFLEAKLSVADRLVFSTVREALGGNIEMFISGGGSLSEELARLYRVMGVTIIEGYGLTETAPGLTFNPPEDIHVGTMGAALCDVDLRLDPDVVSATQKEAVDGEVGELLAKGPNVFRGYWQKPEKTDRAFTDDGYFRTGDIVSRDADGYYSFVDRRKNLLVLDTGKNVAPEPIEDAFSTSPRVDQIMVVGDDEKFVGAVIKPNFEELWDWADDEDVDVPRDPEAATRDDRVREWVAEEVDRVNETLGHHEQIKEFRLVAEEWTADNDLLTPSMKKKRRNIRSAFQDDIDDIYGRGPRADAGTGQAATD
- a CDS encoding S9 family peptidase gives rise to the protein MYDIERYLNVRSAFGASFAPDGTLAFRLDATGTPQVWTLEEPGSWPDQRTFYDERITFASWSPERQELAFGMDEGGNERQQLFRLDDDGVVTNLTQTDAKHRWGGWSHDGERIAFASNRRDESVFDVYVQGREETGDDAELIVEGDGWLSLGGWSPDDSRLLVHEAYSSFDHDVHVLDVESGELTHLTDHSEGEIRYSSLSWAPDGEAFYCCTDLDADTLYLARVDAETGDIDVVEEGGDWNLDGIALDDETGRLVYSRNVDGYTELTVGELAGPTTIEEYPAPDIPAGVSGGVAFDDDAERFALTVTADTVNTNVYVVDVETGDAERWTHASTAGIPEASFVESDLAHYDTFDDREIPGYLSLPDDVPEAGAPVVIDIHGGPESQRRPSFSPVKQYLLAHGYAVFEPNVRGSTGYGREYTHLDDVEKRMDSVADIEAAAEWLAARPEIDGDRIVAKGGSYGGFMVLAALTEYPDIWAAGIDVVGIANFVTFLENTGSWRRALREAEYGSLEDDREFLESISPINNVERIQAPLFVLHGANDPRVPVGEAEQIAEEADGQGVPVRKLIFDDEGHGLSKRENRIEAYTEIVEFLDERV
- a CDS encoding glycosyltransferase, encoding MRVAVVVRNPPPKSERTGALRLRRLAAALADRGHEVTVYCVAWWEESGRRLEFDDLQYEAVTFDSPALFVSRVPGLLFRDRPDVVLVSPSPPGTAVAASVGGTLARAPVICDWYGDERGIDDSRVTKFAAKLPTRVVTPSELHRTRVREWGASDAAATVVPQSIDFSVIESTEPADYRDVVYARRLDADANLESLLLALAELRGQTDWTATVIGDGPERADYERQARDLHLGDRVEFVGECDRAERVAIYRGAQTFVQTAKRAHFAEELLWALACGCVGVVEYQGDSSAHELVERRERGIRVTDMENLDDAIEDAWSRGFRDVDKEFQQFDHDAITRRYLELFRECGVEV